A genomic window from Lentibacter algarum includes:
- the mgtE gene encoding magnesium transporter, whose amino-acid sequence MSEYETDTFESEDEVYELSRRDVGAVLEAVEAGARDELISLMEPMHAADIADLLEQISSADRYALIELYGVEFDGEILSELDESIREDVISALRPEVLAEAVRELESDDVVDLLEDLEQPQQDAIFSALDDADAMVARQALSYPEESAGRMMQREVVAAPEHWSVGDVIDFMRSSEDLPEQFYHVVLVDPRMHPVGNVTLGRIMGAPRKQPLRDLTEEVFQIIPVDQDEGDVAYAFNQYHLISAPVVDDEGRLVGVITIDDAMVVLDEEHEEDILRLAGVGEGSLTDRVISTTKRRFPWLAVNLVTAVLASLVIAQFEGVISDFVALAVLMPIVASMGGNAGTQSLTVAVRAIATKDLTGSNVWRVIRREVLVGAVNGAIFALVMGVVCLLWFSSATLGLVIASAMVINLVVAGFAGTVIPVALEKAGVDPALASGAFVTTVTDVVGFFAFLGLAALVLV is encoded by the coding sequence TTGAGCGAATACGAGACAGATACATTTGAGTCCGAAGACGAAGTTTACGAGCTAAGTCGCCGTGATGTTGGGGCTGTTCTGGAGGCTGTGGAGGCAGGTGCGCGCGATGAGCTTATTTCGCTCATGGAGCCGATGCATGCGGCCGACATTGCTGACTTGCTTGAACAGATCAGTTCGGCAGATCGATATGCGCTGATTGAACTTTATGGCGTAGAGTTTGATGGCGAAATTCTGTCGGAGCTCGACGAGAGTATCCGCGAAGATGTGATTTCTGCGCTGCGCCCTGAGGTTCTGGCCGAGGCGGTTCGTGAGCTGGAATCCGATGACGTCGTCGACCTTTTGGAAGACCTAGAACAGCCGCAGCAAGATGCAATTTTTAGCGCGCTTGACGACGCGGATGCGATGGTTGCGCGTCAAGCACTAAGTTATCCTGAAGAATCTGCAGGCCGGATGATGCAGCGCGAGGTTGTTGCCGCGCCCGAGCATTGGAGTGTGGGTGATGTGATTGATTTCATGCGCTCATCCGAGGACTTGCCAGAGCAGTTTTATCATGTCGTTCTGGTTGACCCGCGAATGCACCCTGTGGGTAATGTCACGCTTGGGCGTATTATGGGCGCGCCACGCAAGCAGCCTTTGAGGGATCTCACTGAAGAGGTCTTTCAGATCATCCCAGTTGATCAGGATGAGGGAGATGTGGCTTATGCCTTCAACCAGTATCACCTGATTTCGGCGCCTGTTGTCGATGATGAGGGGCGGCTCGTTGGTGTGATCACCATTGATGATGCCATGGTTGTTCTGGATGAGGAGCATGAGGAAGACATTCTGCGTCTTGCGGGTGTTGGTGAGGGCAGTCTGACCGACCGTGTGATCAGCACAACCAAGCGGCGCTTTCCATGGCTGGCTGTAAACCTTGTTACGGCGGTTCTGGCGAGCCTTGTGATTGCCCAGTTTGAAGGTGTGATCAGTGATTTCGTGGCGTTGGCGGTCTTGATGCCTATTGTGGCTTCGATGGGGGGGAATGCGGGAACCCAGAGCCTTACGGTTGCGGTGCGCGCGATTGCTACGAAAGACCTTACTGGCTCCAACGTCTGGCGGGTGATCCGTCGTGAAGTCCTAGTGGGCGCAGTGAACGGTGCGATTTTTGCGTTGGTGATGGGGGTTGTGTGTCTGCTGTGGTTCTCTTCGGCGACTCTAGGCTTGGTCATTGCTTCTGCGATGGTGATCAATCTGGTTGTCGCAGGGTTTGCTGGGACGGTTATTCCTGTGGCCTTGGAGAAGGCAGGAGTTGATCCTGCGTTGGCCTCGGGGGCTTTTGTGACCACTGTGACAGATGTTGTTGGCTTTTTTGCCTTCCTCGGATTGGCAGCGTTGGTCTTGGTATGA
- a CDS encoding CAP domain-containing protein — MRDVVSMVNKLRAENGLHALNVSPQLEKAADLHASDMARRGVLTHTGSNGSTPAKRAKRAGYKFCTVAENVAAGQLSSAEVMQAWANSPGHRKNMLKPKARDIAVVRGPNNNWVMMLAAKRGTC, encoded by the coding sequence ATGAGAGACGTCGTATCCATGGTAAATAAGCTTCGCGCTGAAAATGGATTGCATGCTTTGAATGTGAGCCCGCAGCTGGAAAAAGCGGCAGACCTACACGCAAGTGACATGGCGCGGCGCGGCGTGCTTACCCACACGGGTTCAAACGGATCCACCCCTGCAAAGCGTGCTAAGCGTGCGGGCTACAAGTTTTGTACGGTGGCCGAAAATGTTGCGGCTGGTCAGTTAAGCTCTGCTGAGGTTATGCAGGCTTGGGCCAATTCGCCAGGGCATCGTAAGAATATGCTTAAACCGAAGGCGCGAGATATTGCCGTGGTACGTGGGCCAAACAATAACTGGGTTATGATGCTAGCAGCCAAGCGCGGAACCTGCTGA
- a CDS encoding helix-turn-helix transcriptional regulator, translating into MAHPVDVHVGKRVRHRRWLVGMTQQQLAERVGIKFQQIQKYETGANRVSASRLWDISEVLDVPVSFFFEGLDVEQAAGAKEERMPSDLMGDKEAMELIRSYYSIPENQRKRLFDLARVLSDVA; encoded by the coding sequence ATGGCTCACCCAGTGGACGTTCATGTAGGTAAGCGAGTGCGTCACCGACGCTGGCTTGTTGGCATGACACAACAGCAATTGGCCGAAAGAGTCGGCATTAAATTTCAACAGATTCAAAAGTACGAGACGGGCGCAAACCGCGTAAGTGCATCTCGACTTTGGGATATTTCGGAAGTGTTGGATGTGCCTGTGTCGTTTTTCTTTGAAGGACTTGATGTCGAGCAGGCAGCGGGCGCGAAGGAAGAGCGTATGCCATCGGACCTGATGGGCGACAAAGAGGCGATGGAGTTGATCCGCTCTTACTACTCTATCCCCGAGAACCAGCGCAAACGCTTGTTTGATCTGGCACGTGTCTTGAGTGATGTGGCCTGA
- a CDS encoding inositol monophosphatase family protein has protein sequence MTQHDIKEIARTAHALAEAARGVVLPYFRSAGLSAENKLSEGFDPVTAADKAAEQVMRSVLAEQRPDDAIIGEEFGVRAGRSGLTWVLDPIDGTRGFLAGTPTWGILISVCDAGGPIFGMIDQPYVGERFWGGFGEAEMTGPMGESSLRVRGSRALSEAILFTTFPEVGSTAERAGFEAVAQHVKLTRFGMDCYAYALLAAGQIDLVIEAGLSNYDICAPIALIEAAGGIVTDWKGGKAHDGGRVLAAAGPEQHRAALNILSHFS, from the coding sequence ATGACTCAGCATGATATTAAAGAGATCGCACGCACAGCACACGCGCTGGCCGAGGCTGCGCGGGGTGTTGTGCTGCCTTATTTCCGCTCGGCGGGATTGAGCGCGGAAAATAAACTCAGCGAAGGATTCGATCCCGTTACAGCGGCGGACAAGGCTGCGGAGCAAGTGATGCGCTCTGTTTTGGCAGAACAGCGCCCTGATGATGCAATTATTGGTGAAGAGTTTGGTGTCCGCGCGGGTCGAAGCGGTCTGACATGGGTTCTCGATCCAATAGACGGAACGCGCGGGTTTCTGGCGGGCACGCCGACTTGGGGTATATTGATCTCGGTTTGCGACGCGGGTGGCCCAATATTTGGCATGATTGACCAGCCTTATGTGGGCGAGCGCTTTTGGGGCGGGTTCGGCGAGGCAGAAATGACTGGCCCGATGGGTGAATCCTCCTTGCGGGTCCGCGGAAGCCGTGCGCTGAGCGAGGCAATTTTGTTTACGACTTTTCCTGAAGTGGGAAGCACTGCCGAGCGTGCGGGATTTGAAGCGGTTGCGCAGCATGTTAAGCTCACGCGCTTTGGCATGGATTGCTATGCTTATGCGCTTTTGGCGGCGGGACAGATTGATCTAGTGATAGAAGCAGGACTGTCTAACTACGACATTTGCGCGCCGATTGCGCTCATTGAAGCCGCTGGTGGCATTGTCACAGACTGGAAGGGCGGCAAGGCCCATGACGGCGGGCGGGTCTTGGCCGCGGCGGGGCCAGAACAGCATAGAGCAGCACTTAATATCCTCTCACACTTTTCTTGA
- a CDS encoding 8-oxoguanine deaminase, whose product MRETLIRGADHILTMNDRREELQGADILIREGAIAAVGRGLTTSGAVLEAAGCVVTPGLVNTHHHLYQSLTRAVPGGQDALLFGWLQTLYPIWAKFGPEEMFISAQVGLAELALTGCTMSSDHLYLYPNGSRLDDTIAAAAEVGLRFHPTRGAMSIGESDGGLPPDSLVEREADILEDCIRVIDAHHDAREGAMVRVGVAPCSPFSVSRDLMRDAAILARDKGVMLHTHLAENDEDVAYSLEKFGCRPGQYAEDLGWTGPDVWHAHCVKLDGQEIDLFARSGTGVAHCPCSNCRLGSGIAPVRAMRDANVKVGLGVDGSASNDTGQMMAEARQGMLLQRVALGADAMSAREALEIATRGGAEVLGRSDCGQIAVGKRADIALWDTRGIESAGSWDAAALLLAGPTRVKDLFVEGRHIVQDGHMPHLDLGGVIARQNKLAQKLMS is encoded by the coding sequence ATGCGCGAAACACTCATCCGCGGCGCGGACCATATTCTTACAATGAATGACAGGCGCGAGGAGCTCCAAGGAGCGGATATATTGATCCGTGAGGGTGCGATTGCCGCTGTAGGTCGCGGGCTAACCACGTCTGGTGCGGTACTTGAGGCAGCAGGTTGCGTCGTTACGCCAGGGCTCGTGAACACGCATCATCATCTGTATCAAAGTCTCACCCGAGCTGTTCCTGGTGGGCAGGATGCGCTCTTGTTTGGTTGGCTTCAGACACTTTATCCGATTTGGGCCAAATTTGGCCCGGAGGAGATGTTTATAAGTGCGCAAGTCGGGCTGGCGGAGTTGGCGCTGACCGGCTGCACCATGAGCTCGGACCATCTTTATCTTTATCCGAACGGATCACGGCTTGATGACACGATTGCGGCTGCGGCGGAAGTTGGTCTCAGGTTTCATCCCACGCGGGGTGCTATGAGCATTGGTGAGAGTGACGGCGGATTGCCGCCTGATAGTTTGGTAGAGCGCGAAGCAGATATCCTTGAAGATTGTATTCGCGTGATTGACGCGCACCATGATGCTCGCGAAGGCGCTATGGTCAGGGTCGGGGTCGCGCCCTGCTCGCCGTTTTCTGTGAGCAGAGATTTGATGCGGGATGCCGCTATTTTGGCCCGTGATAAAGGCGTGATGCTGCACACGCATTTGGCAGAGAACGACGAAGACGTCGCTTATAGCCTTGAGAAATTTGGGTGCCGCCCCGGGCAGTATGCGGAAGATCTGGGATGGACAGGACCTGATGTTTGGCATGCGCATTGCGTCAAGCTTGATGGTCAAGAGATTGATCTGTTCGCACGCTCAGGAACGGGTGTCGCGCATTGTCCCTGTTCGAACTGCCGCCTTGGATCAGGCATCGCACCTGTGCGGGCGATGCGAGACGCAAATGTGAAAGTCGGTCTTGGTGTGGATGGCTCTGCGAGCAACGATACTGGGCAGATGATGGCCGAGGCGCGGCAAGGGATGCTCTTACAGAGGGTTGCTCTTGGCGCCGATGCGATGAGCGCGAGAGAGGCGCTTGAAATTGCGACACGTGGAGGCGCCGAAGTGCTCGGACGCAGCGACTGCGGCCAAATTGCTGTGGGCAAGCGCGCTGACATCGCGCTCTGGGACACACGCGGCATTGAAAGCGCGGGCAGCTGGGATGCGGCGGCGCTTTTGCTTGCAGGGCCAACGCGTGTCAAAGATTTGTTTGTCGAGGGCAGGCATATCGTGCAGGATGGACATATGCCGCATCTTGACCTTGGCGGCGTCATCGCGCGGCAGAATAAGTTGGCGCAAAAATTGATGAGTTAA